The DNA segment AATTAGCAGCTGTTCCAATTTCACCAAAACTACATTCAGAAAAGAAGGTGATAAATGTTCTGATGCCGGGGTCAAGTGCTACAACACGTCCTTGGTTATCAGACTTCTGTTGTGGCACATCCTGTGGAACTGTCAAATAGTAATCACGGTATGCAAACACTAAACGACAGTCGCCAAAGCTTTGCGGTAAGGCTTCTTTAAAGGTTGCCTCACCTAATATAGTGTGGTAAATTCCCACATCTTTTACCGCCGATTTGGGAATGTAGCAAGATTGCACAGTGTCCTTTCTTGATCTAAATCTAATCTTGCTCATACCACCACCGTTTTTCAACTTTTTCTTGGCATTGCTCACAGACTTACAAGCATCTTTGATGGCGATTGATTTAATTTGATAAGGGACTGATTTACTCCATTCTGGTAGTCCATTCAATATGTCAGTCTTAATCGCTTTCCAGTTAGCCTTAAGGCTAGAGTCTTGCAGCAATTTGACAGTAGTGTTGTAGACAAACCTGGATACACCAAACCACTGTTTAACCATCCGCCTCTGCGCCGTT comes from the Nodularia sp. NIES-3585 genome and includes:
- a CDS encoding RNA-guided endonuclease TnpB family protein yields the protein MVKQWFGVSRFVYNTTVKLLQDSSLKANWKAIKTDILNGLPEWSKSVPYQIKSIAIKDACKSVSNAKKKLKNGGGMSKIRFRSRKDTVQSCYIPKSAVKDVGIYHTILGEATFKEALPQSFGDCRLVFAYRDYYLTVPQDVPQQKSDNQGRVVALDPGIRTFITFFSECSFGEIGTAANLQIQKLCFRLDKLISKFTKAKCKQRRRMKLAASRLRGKIKNLVDEFHKKTARFLVDNFDIILLPTFETSQMSKKAKRRIRSKSVRQMLTLGHYRFKQFLKHKAFETNKVVMDVNEAYTSKTVSWTGEIIPNLGGAKFVKSPSDGQVMSRDMNGARGIFLRALVDTPSLKECIC